From Apteryx mantelli isolate bAptMan1 chromosome 30, bAptMan1.hap1, whole genome shotgun sequence, the proteins below share one genomic window:
- the NFILZ gene encoding NFIL3 like protein yields the protein MENFMAPLSTISELGLQHSKAKFLHSKVSGPSRRKREFMPDEKKDNMYWEKRRKNNEAAKRSREKRRLNDFAMESQLAALSEENAILRTELLSLKLRFGLISPDTGTHQGCSVQDLLGIYFGGHKAVPPFPEAESFARDSCFFRTNSFVPKVLKTADFSCKSFDPSRNILSCDSQQALMGTQCDLSLHQSKRLDSAFRSTFCSPFLNYHCPDKYAYHFPLSDSACFLSPSPSLTEVSKESTQTVSDEDDEQQVPKISPLPLYSLPCPSEDHPKGRSYSALPHKLRIKTKALSTWEEGSLDSH from the coding sequence ATGGAAAACTTCATGGCACCACTGAGCACCATCAGCGAGCTTGGACTTCAGCACAGCAAGGCTAAGTTCctccacagcaaggtgagtgggCCCTCCCGACGCAAGCGGGAGTTCATGCCGGATGAGAAGAAGGACAACATGTACTGGGAGAAGAGGCGCAAGAACAACGAGGCAGCCAAGCGCTCACGGGAGAAGAGGCGTCTCAATGACTTCGCCATGGAGAGCCAGCTGGCTGCTCTCAGTGAGGAGAATGCCATCCTCAGGACAGAGCTGCTGTCCCTGAAACTGCGTTTTGGGCTCATCAGCCCAGACACCGGCACCCATCAGGGCTGCTCTGTCCAGGACTTGCTGGGAATTTATTTTGGAGGACACAAAGCTGTCCCCCCATTTCCCGAGGCAGAGTCCTTTGCTAGGGATTCCTGCTTCTTCAGGACAAATAGCTTTGTGCCGAAGGTGCTGAAGACAGCTGATTTTTCATGCAAAAGCTTTGACCCATCCAGAAATATCCTCAGCTGTGACTCACAGCAGGCTCTCATGGGCACCCAGTGTGACCTTAGCCTTCACCAGTCAAAAAGGCTTGATTCAGCCTTCAGATCCACATTTTGCTCTCCTTTCCTCAATTATCACTGCCCAGACAAATATGCCTACCACTTCCCCTTGTCAGACAGTGCCTGCTTCTTGTCTCCTTCCCCCAGCCTAACTGAGGTGAGCAAAGAAAGCACCCAAACTGTCTCAGATGAAGACGATGAGCAACAGGTGCCCAAAATTTCTCCCCTACCCCTAtacagcctgccctgcccttcAGAAGACCACCCAAAGGGCCGAAGCTATTCTGCTCTGCCTCACAAACTCCGAATTAAGACCAAAGCCCTCAGCACCTGGGAGGAGGGCAGCTTGGACTCCCACTGA